AGGGACAAAGTCCTGCAGCTGGGTCCAGGATCAGTTGTGGGGGCAGAGCCTCTTTTCTGCAGGTCCCGGAGCTATACCTATTCTGCGGTGTGTGTCGGCACTGTCCGGGCTTCCAGGTATTACTACTCTCAGATCCTGGATCAGCTCGGGCTGGCTCCTGAACCTGTCAGGGGAATTCTGGACTCCCTTGGCCACCAGCTGGATTTTTTCTGGACCGCGGGCAGAGATTCAGACCTGTCCAGAGAGCATTTTCTGGGCCAGATTCGGACCTATGATCCGGGGCAGTGGATAATCCGGGAAGGAAATATTGACACTGATATCTACCGGATCGTCTCCACTGATGGCGGACTTGAAGTTTCAAAGGATGGACGAGAACTGGCCAGACTGGACGCCCCTGGTGAGTTCTTCGGGGAGATGGCCTGGATTCTGGGAGAAAAAAGGACCGCCAGCGTCAGGGCCCTGGGCAGGACCGTGCTGGAAGTCCATCCCGGAGAGCAGCTGGAAAGCATTGTTTCCCAGTATCCCCAACTGGCCATGAGGATCATTACGGCCCTGTCCGGACGGCTGGCCAGGACATCCAGAGAGCTGGCCGGGGACAGGGGCGATTTTGTGGAAGGCTGATCAGATGCCTGGCTGGCCAGCCGTATTTTGAGGCTGGTCCACATTGAAGAATTTCCGACAGTTGTCACCGCATTTCAACCATACCTCATCCACATCAATCCCTTTGACCTGGGCGATCTTCAAGGCTGTAAAGCCGAGCAGGGCAGGCTCGTTGGTTTTTCCCCTGTAGGGTTCAGGAGTCAGGAACGGACAATCAGTTTCAATGAGCAGCCTGTCCTCAGGAATGATTTTGACCGCCTGCTGCAGGGCAAGGCTTTTATTGAAAGTTACGCTTCCCGGCACAGAGATGTGCCAGCCAGAGGACAGGATCTTTTTGGCCTCTTCCGGCCCAAGGCCGAAACAATGCCAGAGTAGAGGTCTGTCTTTGAATCCAGATCTGGTCAGGATGTTGATGGTCTGTTCAAATGCGTCCCTGGAATGAATGACCACCGGCAGATCAAGTTCCTTTGCCAGATCCAGCTGGGCCTTAAATGCCTTTTCCTGGCTGGACCTGGGGCTGTGGTCGTAAAAAAAATCCAGACCTGTCTCTCCCACGGCCTTGACCCGGGGATCATTTTCAGCAATCCGGTTCAGTTCCTGACCAGTCCTGGCCGTGAACTCCCTGGCCTCATGAGGATGGACCCCGATGATGAAAAACACCTGGGAGTAGTTGCCAAAAAGTCCATGTTCCCGGTCATAGGCTTCAGGGCCCAGGAAGACATTTCCCAGCAGGGATACCCCGCAGTCCTGGGCTCTGGTCAGGACCCGGTCCAGGTTCCCGGAAAGATTTCCCATGTTCAGGTGGGCATGGCTGTCAGCTCCGCCCAGGGGAAGGCCAAGGTCTTCAGGCAACGGCCTTGGCTTTTTTCGTCCCATGCTATTTTTTTTCCCTCACGCCCTTATCCCAGTCCTGAACCGGAATTGCTTCATCAATGAGCATGACCGGGATCTCTTCCCTGATGGGGTAGACCAGAGCGCATCCGGCACATTTAAGGCCGTCTTTATTGCCCACCAGATCAAGATCTCCCTTGCATTTGGGACAGGCCAGGATATCTAGCAGTTCTTGGTTCAGAGTCATGTTTTCACCTCGGCTTTACTTACTGGATACAGGTATTTGTCAATGCATTTTTCCGGGAGCACAGCCCAGATTTTGACCATAATGAATATCAGAAAAATGGAAAACAAAAGCCGGATAAACAGGATTCCGGAAATATGGGCTCCCAGAAGCATCATCAAAAGGGTATCTTCAATGAGGCTGTGGGCAATGCCCATCAGGCTCAGGGAAAAAAAAATGTCCTGTTTTTTTATTTTGTTGGACCTGGCTTCCTTGATGATCAGTGCACCACCGTAAGCCAGGCCCATGGTCAGCCCGACAATGGTGATGGACGTGGCTTCCCTGCCTATGCCCAGGAGTCTGAAGATGGGGGCCATAATCCTGATAAACAGTTCAGTGGCCCGGATGTGGTCCATGAACCGGATCAAGGTCATGAGGGCCAGGATGATCAGATAAATAATTCCCAGATTCCTGATCTGGGAAAGGACCCAGTATATGGCTCCATCAGGTTGAGGGTCAGGCCGCCAGAGAACTGTGTTGGAGTGTTGAAGCCATCCACCCAGCTCGTAAAACAGGTTCAGGAGAATACCCAGGATCAGGGCAGCGCCAACCCGAAAAAGGCCCTGGAAGATGAGCCTGGTCCCTGCTTTCTGGACTATTCTGAGTTCTATGGGCAGGGCATGGGCCATAAGGATGGCAGTGGACAGGACAGTCACCTGAGCCACGGTGAGTTCAAAACTTTCCGGCAGGGACACGAATACGATCATGGCACTGTAGATATTATTGAACATGGCTGTGGCCCAGACCAGCCCCATAATGCCAGGCAGCCCCATCAGGTGCATCAGGGGTTCAAGGGCTGAGGCCAGGTACTTTAACAAGTCCAGTTCGGCGATTATCTTGACGGCAATAATGATGGGAATCATTATTTTCAAGAGTTCGGACCAGGCCTTGAATGAGTCAACGGCCAGGGAGAAGATTACTCCCGGAAAACCCGGCTGTCTGGACTGCATCAGAAGGTCTGCCTGAGAAGGTCTTCTTCTGAAGAGGTATCAGCTCCGGTACCGGTCTGTTCATCGGCCCGGACGCTCATGCGGGTTGGTTCTGTGCCCTGGACAAAAGGGAGAAAATAACTGTCAGATGCATTTGAAGGGGCCAGCAGACCGGTGACCGGATCAATTCTGGCCATGGTGATCCCAGGGGGCCTGGTGAAGTCCTGGACAGGATAGTCAGACTCCACCTGCTGTCTGTAATTGACCCAGATGGGTGAAGCTGCCCTGGCTCCGGTTTCGTACTTACCCATGGGAGTCAGCTGATCAAAGCCGACATAGACTCCGGTTATCAGGTACGGGGAGTAACCTATGTACCAGGCATCGTTCTGATCATTGGTGGTTCCGGTTTTACCGGCTACTGGCCGGTTCAGCACCCTGGCCCTCCAGCCGGTTCCATCCCGGACCACTTCCTGGAGCATATTGGTGATGATATAGGCATTTTCAGGGGAAGTGGCCTGAACAGGCTGGTCTTCATTAAGGTACAGCTCCTTGCCCCAGGAGTCAGAAACCCTGTTGATCAGGCGCAGGGGCATGTAGGAACCGTCTCTGGCAAAAGCCGAATAAGACTGGCAAAGATCCATGAGGCTGACCGGGACCGATCCCAGGCTTATGGACAGATCCCTGGGAAATTCCTGCTGAAAGCCGAAGTCCTTGAATCTGTTGATCATGTTGCCGATGCCGATGCGCTGGGCAACCCTTATGGTGACCAGGTTCCTTGATCTGACCAGAGCAGTGCGCAGCAGGGTTGGTCCGTGGAAAATGCCCTCAAAATTTTTGGGCCTCCAGGTGGTCATGGTCTGGTAGTCATCATAGACAATGGGTGCGTCCAGAACAATTGAGGCCGGAGTGAAGCCGTTTTCCAGGGCCACGGAATAGACAAAAGGCTTGAAAGCCGATCCAGGCTGACGTCTGGCCTGGGTAGCCCGGTTGAAGTGGCTGCGGTTAAAGCTGTAGCCACCGGCCAGGGCCAGGACTTCCCCGGTTTGGGGATCAGCTGAAAGAATGGCTCCTTCCACAATGGGTTCCTGCTCCAGAGCCAGGGCCCAGCTGGATTCAGGGTCTTTTTTTTCAATCACTGATGCCCAGACAACATCGCCTGAACTCAAGATCCTGCGGGCATCCCTGACCGGCCTGACCTCTTCCGGAGCCCTGGAAGGGTCAGGGGTCCTGGCCCAGGACATGGTGGAAACATTCAGTTCTCCCCTGAAGGGGCCGAACCGGACTTTAGCTCCGGATTCCTGGACATCAGTGACCAGGACCCTGAGCCATTTGCCCGGCTCCATTTCTTCAGGGTCAACAACCATGGTCAGCAGAAAATCCTCCTGATTTTCAGGGGGAATGTTTTCAAGGGCTCCCTGCCAGCCTCTTCTCTTGGAGGATTCAATGAGGCCCTGCCTGAGAGCTGTCTGGGCCGCTTCAAGATGTTTCAGGTCAGCCCCGGTGGATACAATCAACCCGCCCTGGTAGACCTTTTCCTCACCGAACATGCGGATCAGCTGCCGTCTGACCTCTTCAAGATAATATGGTCCGATCTGCCACGAGGGATCAGCCATCCTTTGATAGTCAAGGGGTTCGGCCGCAGCCTCCTGGTACTCCTCCTCAGAGATCCATTGCAGGTCCCTCAGCCTGGACAGGACATAGAGCTGCCTGTGCCTGGCACCCTGGGGATTGCGCCAGGGGTTGAGCCTGGAAGGGGCCTTGGGCAGGGCTGCAATAAGGGCTGACTCGGCAAGGGTCAGGTCTCTGGCGTTTTTGCCAAAGTAATCCCTGGCTGCGGCTTCAACTCCATAGGCTCCGGCACCGAGAAATATCTGGTTCAGATAGATGGTCAGGATCTCGTCTTTGGTCAGGTGTTTTTCCAGTCTGTAAGCCAGGATGGCTTCCCTGATTTTTCTTGTATAGCTGCGTTCAGGTGAAAGGAGAAGGGACTTGATTACCTGCTGGGTGATGGTGCTCCCTCCCTGGACGATTTCTCCGGCTTTGACATTTTGAATGGCTGCCCGGACAATGCCCATGAATTCAACACCTTCATGTTCGTAAAAGCCGGCATCCTCTGCAGCCAGAAAGGATTTGACAATCCAGGGAGACATTTCAGCCAGGGATATGAGAAACCGTTTCTCTTTGAAGAAATGTCCCAGGATTTCCCCGTCTCTGGTCAGAACCTTGGTGACCAGAGGAGGATTGTAATCAGTAATGTCTTTGTAGTCGGGCAGGTCCTGAGAGGCCCATTTGTAGATTCCTATGCCTGCACCTGTCAGGGCAAGGGCCATCACGATCAGCAATATGGAAAGAATTTTTATGAATTTCATGGCAACTGGATCCCGGTAGGGGAGATATCGATCATTATTTTGATGTTAGGTCATCAAGCAATGTGTTGAAAGTTTTCTGGAGCTTCTCAGGAGACACCCCAAAAAGCCTGACCAGTCCTTGAACGGACTTTTCCCTGTCCTGGGCCAGACAGAGTCGATCTTTTATATAAGTGAGCTTCTGATGCTGAAACCAGAACGGATAAAGCCGACAATAGGCGGGCCGAATTTCTGCAGGAAGTACACATCCGTCTTTGCCCAGCAGCACACAGGAACCCTCTGTATTAGTTTTGAGTCGGCTGTGAAAATTGTCAAGGGCGAAGACCTGGTAAACTTCTTTTCGGGACAGCGGAATCAATCTGGTCATTCTGGATATGAAATCCGGATTATTTTTTTCATCTACACTAAAGTGATCTGACTGTAAATAACTGCTTATCAGAGTTTTATCAGACCCTGAAAGGGGAAAACAGAATTTTTCCATGCCCGGACTCAGGCGGCAGCAGGTGGGATTGACCCTGCTGCATTGGAGGCAGATATAGTCATCACTGGTCGGCATTGTTGGAAAACTTGTATTTGCCTTTGCCCAAAAGGTCATGCAGGTGGATAAGCCCCAGGATTTTTTGGGAATCGTCAATAATGGGCAGAACAGTCACGGCATTCTCTTCCATAATATCCAGGACCGCCCCGGCTGAGGCCCCTGGATTCACCTTGAGCGGGTTTGGAATCATGTAGTCCCTGGCCGGATCCTGAAGGTCAAATTTTTTCCCGCAAACCATCCTGCGTACGTCGCCATCAGTGATTATTCCAGCCAGCCTGCGACTGGAATCTGTCAGAAACACCACTCCAAATCCTCCCTGGTTGAGGACGATCAGGGCCTTTTCAAGGCTTGCTCCAGCATCAGCCAAGGGCAGGTGCCGGGTATGCATCAGTTCCAGGATGTTCATTTTGAGCCTCTGGCCCAGGACCCCCCCGGGATGGTATTTTTTAAAGTCCTTTTGCTTAAAATGTTTGCACTCCATGAGGCAGACGGCCAGGGCATCGCCCACAGCCAGGGCCGCTGTGGTACTGGCGGTGGGAGCAAGCCCCAGAGTGCAGGCTTCCCGGGGTACCCTGACCTTAAGGACTAGGTCTGACAATTTGGCCATGGTGGAGTCAGGATTGGAGGTCATAACGATTATTTTCAGGCCCAGCGCACTGAGGCTGGGGATTATGGCGTTTAATTCGTCAGTTTCACCACTGTTGGATATGGCCAGGACCAGGTCATCCCTGGTCAGCATGCCCATGTCGCCATGGGCGCCTTCCACAGGATGCAGAAAAAATGCAGGTGAGCCGGTGCTGCTCAGGGTGGCTGCAATTTTCCGGCTGATGAGGCCTGATTTTCCAATGCCGGTTATGACGATTCTCCCCTTGCACCCGGCCATTGCCTCAACAGCCAGATCAAAGCTCAGTCCCAGGTCATTCTTTACAGCCTGGATCCCTTCAATTTCAATATCCAGGACTCTTCGGGCCACTTCCAGCCAGCTGTCTCGAGATCTGGTCATTTTACCATTCAAAGCAGAGTTTGTTGCAGTTGGGGCTGTAGGGAACCGGGTAGTCCTCGTTAAAGCAGGCCAGACAGAAGCCCTGGCCATTGTCAATGGAGGCCATGAGGCCCTCAATGGACAGATAATGCAGGGAATCCAGGCCGATATACCTGGCAATATCCTCTACGCTGTGGTTGGCTGCTATGAGTTCACCCTTGGAGGAAAAGTCAATTCCGTAAAAACAAGGATATCTGATGGGCGGGCAGCTTACCCGCATATGAATTTCTCTTGCCCCCAGCTCCCTGAGTTTCTTGACCCTGGTTTTGATGGTGGTTCCACGGACAATGGAATCCTCCACTATTAGCAGCCTGCGGTTCCTGATCATGCTCTTGGCCGGGTTGAGCTTAACCCGGACTCCAAAATCCCTCATGTCCTGGGTGGGCTGGATAAAGGTCCGGCCGACATAGTGGTTTCTGATCATGGCCATTTCAAAGGGCAGTCCGGACTCCTGGGCATATCCCACACCGGCATACATGCCCGAGTCTGGAAAGGGCATGACAAAGTCAGCTTCAACTGGGGCTTCCCTGGCCAGGACCATGCCCATCCTTTTTCTGGCCTGGTAAACTTCCTGGTTGAAGACCATGGAGTCGGGTCTGGCAAAATATATCAGTTCAAAGGCGCAGGCAGAAACCCGGCTGGGTTCGGCAAATCTTGAACTGTAAAGTTTGCCTTTGTCGATGGTGATCATTTCGCCCGGTTCCACACATCGTAAAAATTCAGCTTCCAGCAGGTCAAAGGCACAGGTTTCCGAGGCAAAGACATAGGAATCTCCAACCCGGCCGATGGACAGGGGGCGAAATCCGTGGGGGTCGCGGATGGCTATGAGCTTGTCATTGGCCAGTATGAGCAGACTGTAGGCCCCTTTGATTCTGGACATGGCCTTGATCAGGGCCTCCTCAAAGCTGTTGCCATTCATGTGTCTGGCAATAAGATGGACAATTATTTCGCTGTCCATGGTGGTCTGAAATATGGCCCCCTGTTCTTCAAGCTCCCGGCGCAGTTCATACGTGTTGACCAGATTACCGTTATGGCCGATGGCAATGGACATGTCCTTGAACCGGACCAGGAACGGCTGGGCATTGCGGATCAGTGAGGCTCCTGTGGTGGAATATCTGATGTGCCCCATGGAAATGTCGCCCTTGAGCTGATGTCCCAGATGATGTTCACTGAACACATCGGCCACCAGGCCCATTCCTTTCTGCTCCCTGATTTTCCGGCCATCCCAGGTCACGATTCCAGCGCTCTCCTGTCCCCGGTGCTGAAGAGCGTAAAGGCCGAAGTAGGCCATTCTGGCTGCTTCAGGGTGACCGTAAATACCGAATAGACCGCAGTACTCTTTTTTCATTTTTTATCTGCCTGGTTGGATAGGTAATATTCCTGAAGACTTTTGACCTTCAGGCCAAGGTTGGTTTTTTCCTTGATGGCCAGGGCCAGGGCCTTGGCTGCTGAGACGGTTGTTGTGTAAGGAATTCTATACAGAACAGCGGCCTGGCGCAGAGAGGATGAGTCACTGACTGTTCTTTTTCCTGAGGAGGTGTTGATGACCAGGTTGATTTCTTTGTTCTTGATCTGATCCAGGACATTGGGGCGGCCTTCAAAGACCTTGTTGACCACCCTGGCCTTGATCCCGTTTTGCTCCAGAAAAGAGGCCGTACCCCTGGTGGCAATGATGTCGAAACCGAGTTCAATGAATGTTTCTGCCGGCTTCAGACAATGGGGCTTGTCATAGTCATTGACTGAAATAAATACGCAGCCCTTGTCCGGCAGCATCTGCCCGGCCCCCATCTGGCTTTTCATAAATGCCAGCCCCAGGTTGTCGTCGATGCCCATGACTTCGCCGGTGGAGCGCATTTCAGGTCCCAGAAGCACATCCACCCCAGGATACCGGTTAAAGGGCAGGACAGCCTCTTTGACCGAATAGTAGCCGGTCTTGGCCATGGACCAGGGGTCAAGATTTCTGATTTTTTCACCCATCATCACCCTGGTGGCCAGCTTGGCCAGGGGCACTCCGGTGGCCTTGCTCACAAAGGGTGAAGTCCTGGATGCCCTGGGATTCACTTCCAGAATATAGACCTGACCGTCCTTGACAGCGAATTGGATGTTCAGCAGACCCACAACATTGAGTTCCCGGGCCAGCTGCTCAGTCTGACTTTTAATTTCTTCAACAATGGCCTGGTCAATGGTGTGGGGAGGCAGGACACAGGCTGAGTCACCCGAATGAACCCCGGCTTCCTCAATATGTTCCATTATCCCGGCGACATAAGTGTCCTGTCCGTCACTCAGGGCGTCAACGTCGATCTCAATGGCGTGTTCCAGGAATTTGTCGATGAGGATGGGATGGTCTGGGGATGCCAGTACAGTCTGTTTGAAGTAAGACCGGAGCTGGTCTTCGTCGTAGACGATTTCCATGGCCCGTCCTCCCAGGACATAGGATGGTCTTACTACCACCGGATAGCCGATTTCCCCGGCCACAGCTGTGGCTCCTTCCAGTGACCTGGCCGTGCCGTTGGCCGGCTGCAGCAGCCCCAGCTTGTTTATCAGAGCCTGAAACCGTTCCCTGTCTTCGGCCCGGTCAATGCTGTCCGGTGAAGTGCCAAGAATGGGGACTCCAGCCTTCATCAAGGGAACAGCCAGATTCAGGGGGGTCTGGCCGCCGAACTGGACTATGACACCGTCCGGCCTTTCAAAATCAATGATGTTCATGACATCTTCAAAGGTAAGGGGCTCAAAGTACAGGAAGTCCGAGGTGTCGTAGTCCGTACTGACGGTTTCAGGATTGGAGTTGACCATGATGGACTGGATTCCCATTTCCTTGAGGGAATATGCAGCATGAACACAGCAATAGTCGAACTCAATTCCCTGACCGATGCGGTTGGGGCCACCGCCGAGGATCATTACTTTTCTGGCCCTGGACGGGATAAGTTCCTTGCCTGATTCATATGTGGAGTAGAAATAAGGAGTATAGGCCTCAAATTCGCCGGCACAGGTATCAACAAGATAGTAGGTTGGGGCAATACCCATTTTTTTCCGGGTATCCCGGATTTCCTGCTCGGTCTTATTCCATATCAGGGCCAGTTGTTTGTCTGAAAAGCCAAGCTTTTTGGCTTCAGCCAAAAGGACGGACAGCTCAGGATTGTCCGGGCTCAGGGATTGGCTGGAGTTGAACTCCAGAAGTTTTCCTTCAAAGGAGACCAGCTCAATGAACTGACGGATAAACCATGGATCTATGGCGGTAAGTTCATAGATTTCATTACTGGTCAGGCCGGACAGGATGGCCTGGCGCAAGGCATAGATGCGCTGGGAGTTAGGCACCCTCAGGGCTGCCCTGATGTCCTCGGCCGGAGGCAGGTCTTCGTTGAAACTGGAAGCCAGGCCCAGGTTGCCGGTTTCCAGGGATCTAAGGCCCTTTTGCATGGCTTCCTTAAAGGTCCGGCCAATGGCCATGGTTTCGCCGACACTCTTCATGGAAGTGCCAAGGATGTCTTTGGCACCGTAAAATTTTTCAAAGGTGAATCGGGGTATTTTGACTACGCAATAATCAATGGTGGGCTCAAAGGAGGCCATGGTTTCCCTGGTAATGTCATTGGGTATTTCATCCAGAGTGTAGCCCACGGCCAGTTTGGCTGCAATCTTTGCAATGGGAAAGCCTGTGGCTTTGGAGGCCAGGGCTGATGATCTGGAAACTCTGGGGTTCATTTCAATGACCACCATTTCGCCGTTTTCAGGGTTAAGGGCGAACTGAACATTGGAACCTCCGGTTTCAACCCCGATTTCCCGCATGATGTCCAGAGAAGCATTGCGCATGAGCTGATATTCCCGGTCAGTCAGGGTCTGGGCCGGGGCCACAGTGATGGAGTCGCCGGTGTGAACGCCCATGGGGTCAAGGTTCTCTATGGGGCAGATTATTACGCAGTTGTCGTTTTTATCCCGCATGACTTCCAGTTCGAATTCCTTCCAGCCAAGGACCGATTCTTCAAGCATGATTTCACTGGTCAGGCTGGCTGACAGCCCCTGAGAAGAGATTTCTTCCAGATCTTCCATGTTGTAGGCGATTCCGCCCCCGGTTCCTCCAAGGGTGTAGGCTGGTCGGATAATAATGGGAAAGGGAAAGGATTTGCCCAGTTCCCTGACCTGGTCCATGCTCCTGGCGATTTCGCTTTTAGGGACTTTAAGTCCGATATTGGCCATGGCCTGACGAAACTGCTGTCTGGACTCAGCCTTCTGAATAGCAGGCAGTGAAGCACCGATCAGCTCAACATTGTATTTATCAAGGGTTCCGTTTTCAGCCAGGGCCACGGCCGTATTAAGGCCGGTCTGTCCGCCCAGGGTGGGCAGGAGAGCGTCAGGTCTTTCTCTGGCGATTATTTTGGCCACTGTTTCAGGTTCAATGGGCTCAATATAGGTTTTGTCGGCCAGTTCCGGGTCAGTCATGATGGTGGCAGGATTGGAGTTGACCAAAACCACTTCATAGCCTTCTTCTTTCAGGGCCTTGAGGGCCTGGGTGCCTGAGTAATCGAATTCGCAGGCCTGGCCGATGACAATGGGTCCGGAGCCGATGAGCATGATTTTCTTAATGTCTTCTCTTTTGGGCATAGTAGTTGGGTGTGTTAGGGGTTTTCAGTTGCAGGATCTTAAGTCTGCACTTGGGAAAAAAAGTGCATTGTCCAGATGTGAAATTTAAGTTGTTTACTTGTAATAGCTCATGAGGTCAATATGAATAAAGGGCTGGATTTCGGCTGTTCATGCAGGCCTGGTGATGTTTTTCTGATAATGTTCAGCCAGTTGGGCAAGGCCCTGGAGGATGGCAGAAGATTGGACAGCAGCCCGAAACATGCATATTGCCCAGGTATCTATTTTGGATTACTCTTTTTCGGCTGCTAGCCATTCAAGGGACATGCTTTGCTTTCTGGCTGTTTTGGGCTGACTATGCAACAAAATTGTAATTTTCAGCCCTTGGAACGGAAGGTTTTTTTACAATATTGTATCAATGATCAGCCCAAGCTAAAGAGATTATTATGCGTCTGGCACTTTTGCAATTGAATTTTACAATCTGCGACCTCAAAGGCAACTCAGACCGGATTATCAAGGCTGCGGAAAGGGCTTTTGGTCAGGGAGCGGACATCTGCATCACGCCGGAACTGGCTGTTTGCGGATATCCACCCAGGGACCTGCTTTTCAGCCAGAGTTTTGTTGCCGGATGTCTGGAGGCTGTGGAGGAGGTGGCTGGAGGGGTTGCAGACCTGGGGCCTGTTCTGGTGGGTACTCCTTTCCCAGGTAAGGGTGGTGTGCTGCACAACGGGGCATGCCTGGTAATGAATGGAAAGCCGGTCAGGTATTTTGGCAAGACCCTGCTTCCGAATTACGATGTTTTTGACGAACAGCGCTACTTTGGATCCTTTAAGGAGCCTGAGGTCTTTGAATTCAAGGGCCGTACCATCGGGGTGAGCGTGTGCGAGGACATCTGGAATGACAAGGATTTCTGGGAAGTACGCAGGTATGGCCAGGATCCTGTGGAAGTGCTGGTGGATAAAGGGGCAGAGATCATTGTTAATCTGTCTGCATCGCCATTTTCTCTGGGCAAGCAGAAGATCAGGTCAGCCATGCTTGCTTCCCTGGCAGCCAAGTATGGCCTGCCTGTATTGTTCTGTAACCAGGTGGGGGGCAATGACGACCTGATCTTTGCCGGTCGGAGCATGGCCGTGGATGAAAAGGGGGCTCTCCTGGCATCTGGCAGAGAGTTTAAAGAAGATATGGTCATCGTGGACTTGAGAAACAGGGGGAGCAACCAGGTTCGGACCCATGACCTCAGCCGGGAATCTGAAGCCTGGAACGGCCTGGTCCTGGGTCTTGGGGATTATGTGCGCAAGTGCGGGTTCAGGGAGGTTGTTCTGGGGCTTTCAGGGGGCATAGACTCGGCCCTGGTGGCTGCTGCAGCAGCCAGAGCCCTGGGTCCCCAAAGGGTGACCGGAGTGCTCATGCCTTCTCCCTATTCCAGCCGGGGCAGCATTGATGACTCCCTGGAGCTGGCCGGGAATCTGGGCATCAAGACCAGGACCATCCCCATTCATGAACTGATGGAGTCCTATGACAGGGCTTTGGCACCTTGTTTTGCAGGCCTGGAAAAGGATGTGACCGAGGAGAATATCCAGGCCAGAATCAGGGGGAATCTGCTCATGGCCCTGTCCAACAAACTGGGAGCCCTGGTCCTGGCTACTGGAAACAAGTCCGAGCTGGCTGTGGGATACAGCACCATATATGGGGACATGGCCGGTGGGCTGGCACCCATTTCTGATGTTCCCAAGACCCTGGTCTATGCCATAGCCCGCTGGCTCAACACTGG
This genomic window from Desulfonatronovibrio hydrogenovorans DSM 9292 contains:
- the carB gene encoding carbamoyl-phosphate synthase large subunit; the encoded protein is MPKREDIKKIMLIGSGPIVIGQACEFDYSGTQALKALKEEGYEVVLVNSNPATIMTDPELADKTYIEPIEPETVAKIIARERPDALLPTLGGQTGLNTAVALAENGTLDKYNVELIGASLPAIQKAESRQQFRQAMANIGLKVPKSEIARSMDQVRELGKSFPFPIIIRPAYTLGGTGGGIAYNMEDLEEISSQGLSASLTSEIMLEESVLGWKEFELEVMRDKNDNCVIICPIENLDPMGVHTGDSITVAPAQTLTDREYQLMRNASLDIMREIGVETGGSNVQFALNPENGEMVVIEMNPRVSRSSALASKATGFPIAKIAAKLAVGYTLDEIPNDITRETMASFEPTIDYCVVKIPRFTFEKFYGAKDILGTSMKSVGETMAIGRTFKEAMQKGLRSLETGNLGLASSFNEDLPPAEDIRAALRVPNSQRIYALRQAILSGLTSNEIYELTAIDPWFIRQFIELVSFEGKLLEFNSSQSLSPDNPELSVLLAEAKKLGFSDKQLALIWNKTEQEIRDTRKKMGIAPTYYLVDTCAGEFEAYTPYFYSTYESGKELIPSRARKVMILGGGPNRIGQGIEFDYCCVHAAYSLKEMGIQSIMVNSNPETVSTDYDTSDFLYFEPLTFEDVMNIIDFERPDGVIVQFGGQTPLNLAVPLMKAGVPILGTSPDSIDRAEDRERFQALINKLGLLQPANGTARSLEGATAVAGEIGYPVVVRPSYVLGGRAMEIVYDEDQLRSYFKQTVLASPDHPILIDKFLEHAIEIDVDALSDGQDTYVAGIMEHIEEAGVHSGDSACVLPPHTIDQAIVEEIKSQTEQLARELNVVGLLNIQFAVKDGQVYILEVNPRASRTSPFVSKATGVPLAKLATRVMMGEKIRNLDPWSMAKTGYYSVKEAVLPFNRYPGVDVLLGPEMRSTGEVMGIDDNLGLAFMKSQMGAGQMLPDKGCVFISVNDYDKPHCLKPAETFIELGFDIIATRGTASFLEQNGIKARVVNKVFEGRPNVLDQIKNKEINLVINTSSGKRTVSDSSSLRQAAVLYRIPYTTTVSAAKALALAIKEKTNLGLKVKSLQEYYLSNQADKK
- a CDS encoding NAD+ synthase; the encoded protein is MRLALLQLNFTICDLKGNSDRIIKAAERAFGQGADICITPELAVCGYPPRDLLFSQSFVAGCLEAVEEVAGGVADLGPVLVGTPFPGKGGVLHNGACLVMNGKPVRYFGKTLLPNYDVFDEQRYFGSFKEPEVFEFKGRTIGVSVCEDIWNDKDFWEVRRYGQDPVEVLVDKGAEIIVNLSASPFSLGKQKIRSAMLASLAAKYGLPVLFCNQVGGNDDLIFAGRSMAVDEKGALLASGREFKEDMVIVDLRNRGSNQVRTHDLSRESEAWNGLVLGLGDYVRKCGFREVVLGLSGGIDSALVAAAAARALGPQRVTGVLMPSPYSSRGSIDDSLELAGNLGIKTRTIPIHELMESYDRALAPCFAGLEKDVTEENIQARIRGNLLMALSNKLGALVLATGNKSELAVGYSTIYGDMAGGLAPISDVPKTLVYAIARWLNTGKRPVIPLQILTKPPSAELRPNQKDQDTLPDYEILDQILHFHIQNFFGVREIQARGFEPELVDRVLKMVSRAEFKRRQCPPGLKITDTAFGTGWRMPLAARCSFVTKK